A DNA window from Helianthus annuus cultivar XRQ/B chromosome 15, HanXRQr2.0-SUNRISE, whole genome shotgun sequence contains the following coding sequences:
- the LOC110912425 gene encoding LOB domain-containing protein 36: MSSSNSPCAACKFLRRKCTQECVFAPYFPPDQPQKFANVHKVFGASNVAKILNELSAAQREDAVNSLAYEAEARLRDPVYGCVGFISILQQRLKQIQNDIHTAKQELAGYVGPSAMMPVLNQGYMQQFPNLQPSLGPVMQSNMQPMLSLHGPGGTQEARSNQPLYEAQQQQLVEAAREQEMLRTLEHQQQMQQQPSMDLMRFNRGYDGAGPSGQVTHSGFTQLNGQAAAMSPGLALGGSYESNVYQIQQPQQEQHQQRLNLMPQQLLVQQQTQPQPNHGDGSEEGP; encoded by the coding sequence ATGTCGTCCTCGAATTCACCCTGCGCCGCGTGTAAGTTCCTACGTCGAAAATGCACACAAGAATGCGTGTTTGCACCCTACTTCCCACCGGACCAGCCTCAAAAATTCGCGAATGTACACAAAGTGTTTGGAGCCAGCAATGTTGCCAAAATCCTCAATGAGTTAAGTGCGGCCCAGAGAGAAGACGCGGTTAATTCCCTAGCGTACGAGGCGGAGGCGCGTCTGAGGGACCCAGTTTATGGTTGTGTGGGATTTATCTCAATTCTCCAGCAGAGGCTAAAGCAAATTCAAAATGATATACACACTGCAAAACAAGAACTGGCTGGTTATGTGGGACCGTCTGCTATGATGCCGGTTTTAAACCAGGGGTATATGCAACAGTTTCCGAATCTGCAGCCGTCGTTGGGCCCGGTTATGCAGTCCAACATGCAGCCCATGTTAAGCCTTCATGGGCCAGGAGGTACCCAAGAAGCTAGAAGCAATCAACCATTGTATGAGGCTCAACAGCAACAACTGGTTGAAGCTGCAAGAGAACAAGAGATGTTGAGGACTTTAGAGCATCAACAACAGATGCAACAGCAGCCGTCGATGGATTTGATGAGGTTTAACAGGGGTTATGATGGTGCTGGGCCTTCGGGTCAGGTGACCCATAGTGGGTTCACTCAGTTGAATGGTCAAGCTGCAGCTATGTCTCCGGGTCTGGCTTTGGGTGGCTCGTATGAAAGTAATGTGTATCAGATCCAGCAGCCGCAGCAAGAACAACATCAACAGCGGCTCAATCTCATGCCTCAACAACTCTTGGTCCAGCAGCAAACTCAGCCACAGCCGAATCATGGAGACGGTAGTGAGGAGGGTCCATAA